Proteins encoded within one genomic window of Catenulispora sp. EB89:
- a CDS encoding cupin domain-containing protein encodes MSYPDPRYFADTGEVSATFRPADAEPEIAFASGGTCSLLSTSDGTDGLYGLYRWDFAAAPSGPGTHFHKTMSEAFFILKGAVRLFNGEKWVEATPGDYLFVPPGGLHAFRNESGEPASMLLMFAPGAPRENYFRGLVEGLQNTAGQAFFLEHDQYNVKD; translated from the coding sequence ATGTCCTACCCGGACCCGCGCTACTTCGCCGACACCGGCGAGGTCAGCGCCACGTTCCGACCGGCCGATGCCGAGCCGGAGATCGCCTTCGCCTCCGGCGGCACCTGCAGCCTACTGTCGACCTCCGACGGCACCGACGGCCTGTACGGGCTCTACCGCTGGGACTTCGCCGCGGCGCCCAGCGGCCCCGGCACGCACTTCCACAAGACGATGAGCGAGGCCTTCTTCATCCTGAAGGGCGCCGTGCGCCTGTTCAACGGCGAGAAGTGGGTGGAGGCCACGCCCGGCGACTACCTGTTCGTGCCGCCCGGCGGCCTGCACGCGTTCCGCAACGAGTCCGGCGAGCCCGCCTCGATGCTGTTGATGTTCGCCCCCGGCGCGCCGCGCGAGAACTACTTCCGCGGGCTGGTGGAGGGGTTGCAGAACACGGCGGGGCAGGCGTTCTTCCTGGAGCACGACCAGTACAACGTCAAGGACTGA
- a CDS encoding class I SAM-dependent methyltransferase, whose translation MLTVDFEKFPIAKGEKVLDMGCGFGRHAFALLRQGADVVALDYSQDEVAEVTKWFGAMQLAGEVPAGAGAIAVRGTAYGLPFADATFDAIVAAEVLEHLPDDRLAMSELVRVLKPGGRLAVTVPRWFPEKVCWALSDAYHEVEGGHIRIYKRREMVEKLREAGVVPSELHHAHALHAPYWWLKCAVGVDTENAPVKAYKKLLEWDIIKAPAITRVSETLLNPVLGKSLVVYATKPAATSPAA comes from the coding sequence GTGCTCACCGTGGACTTCGAGAAGTTCCCGATCGCCAAGGGCGAGAAGGTGCTGGACATGGGCTGCGGCTTCGGCCGGCACGCCTTCGCGCTGCTGCGTCAGGGGGCTGACGTGGTCGCCCTGGACTACAGCCAGGACGAGGTCGCCGAGGTGACCAAGTGGTTCGGCGCGATGCAGCTGGCCGGCGAGGTGCCGGCCGGGGCCGGCGCGATCGCGGTCCGCGGCACCGCCTACGGCCTGCCGTTCGCCGACGCCACCTTCGACGCGATCGTCGCCGCCGAGGTGCTGGAGCACCTGCCCGACGACCGGCTGGCGATGTCCGAGCTGGTCCGGGTCCTCAAGCCCGGCGGCCGGCTGGCGGTGACGGTGCCGCGCTGGTTCCCGGAGAAGGTCTGCTGGGCGCTGTCCGACGCCTACCACGAGGTCGAGGGCGGCCACATCCGGATCTACAAGCGGCGCGAGATGGTCGAGAAGCTGCGCGAGGCCGGCGTGGTGCCCAGCGAGCTGCACCACGCGCACGCCCTGCACGCGCCGTACTGGTGGCTCAAGTGCGCGGTCGGCGTGGACACCGAGAACGCGCCGGTGAAGGCGTACAAGAAGCTGCTGGAGTGGGACATCATCAAGGCCCCGGCGATCACCCGCGTCAGCGAGACGCTGCTGAACCCGGTGCTGGGCAAGAGCCTGGTCGTCTACGCCACCAAGCCCGCCGCCACCTCCCCCGCCGCATGA
- a CDS encoding acyl-CoA dehydrogenase, with amino-acid sequence MASVTAGIGSIGITSEHRELAEAVRGWLARAVPPAAVRAALDADQEERPEGWGDLAKQGLLGDHLPEAAGGAGAGLLTLAVVVEEMGRAATPGPFLPTAIAGVFLAESGGKGCADVVRGIAEGSVIAAAAIGAGAMVAEPVEGGYRLSGSVEPVIGAALADWLVLTARRSDGSEIQALVPAGVLDISTLVSLDRTRRVAKVSVDGVVVARERVIVGGTAALDRIAALLASAEAVGIADWCTRTAAEYAKVRVQFGKPIGQFQGVKHGCAAMVARMEQARSAVWDAAFVAGAAEGAEDVKVPIAIAAALALDAAVECAKDCIQVLGGIGFTWEHDAHVYLRRALTLRQVHGPTSRWRARVAELTAAGRRRELKVELPAEADAYREAAREAFAGVRDLTPAEQRKALAVTGYAAPYLTKPYGLSAGPVQQIVIAQEMAAAKVRLPDLVIGNWVVPTLVKYGTDAQRERFVLPTLRGEIIWCQLFSEPGAGSDLAALTTRATRVEGGWRLDGQKVWTSVANFAQWAICIARTSPDKPKHEGITYFLVDMKSSGVDVRPLKEITGASMFNEVFLDGVFVPDELVVGEVDGGWPLARNTLGNERVSLASGPVLGGSLEGLLSSVAAGDELDAVVAQKLGELICQGQSAALLGLRTTLRQLSGMEQGPEASIRKLISMKLAQDVAELGLELLGAAGATEQAGAAAGWTQAFLSSRCLTIAGGTTEVQLNVIGERILGLPRD; translated from the coding sequence GTGGCATCAGTGACCGCCGGAATCGGCTCCATAGGGATCACCAGTGAGCACCGCGAGCTTGCCGAGGCGGTCAGGGGGTGGTTGGCACGCGCCGTGCCACCGGCCGCCGTGCGCGCCGCGCTCGACGCCGACCAGGAGGAACGCCCGGAGGGCTGGGGTGATCTGGCGAAACAGGGCCTGCTCGGCGACCACCTGCCGGAGGCGGCCGGCGGCGCCGGTGCGGGACTGCTGACGCTGGCCGTCGTGGTGGAGGAGATGGGACGCGCGGCGACGCCGGGACCCTTCCTGCCGACCGCGATCGCCGGGGTGTTCCTGGCCGAGAGCGGCGGGAAGGGCTGCGCCGACGTGGTGCGGGGGATCGCGGAGGGCAGCGTGATCGCGGCCGCGGCGATCGGCGCCGGGGCGATGGTCGCCGAACCCGTCGAGGGCGGCTATCGGCTCAGCGGGTCGGTAGAACCGGTTATCGGCGCGGCGCTCGCCGACTGGCTGGTGCTGACGGCGCGGCGGTCCGACGGTTCCGAGATCCAGGCGCTCGTCCCGGCGGGGGTTCTGGATATCAGCACGCTGGTTTCGCTGGATCGGACGCGGCGGGTGGCCAAGGTCTCGGTCGACGGTGTGGTGGTCGCGCGCGAAAGGGTGATCGTCGGCGGCACCGCGGCGCTCGACCGCATCGCGGCGCTTCTGGCGTCTGCCGAGGCGGTCGGCATCGCGGACTGGTGCACGCGTACGGCCGCCGAGTACGCGAAGGTCCGAGTCCAGTTCGGCAAGCCGATCGGCCAGTTCCAGGGGGTCAAGCATGGCTGTGCCGCCATGGTCGCGCGCATGGAGCAGGCGCGCAGCGCGGTCTGGGACGCCGCCTTCGTCGCCGGTGCCGCCGAGGGCGCCGAGGACGTCAAGGTCCCGATCGCCATCGCCGCCGCACTCGCCCTGGACGCCGCCGTCGAATGCGCCAAGGACTGCATCCAGGTCCTCGGCGGGATCGGCTTCACCTGGGAGCACGACGCCCACGTCTACCTCCGCAGGGCCCTTACTCTCCGTCAGGTCCACGGCCCCACCAGCCGCTGGCGTGCCCGCGTCGCCGAACTCACCGCCGCCGGCCGCCGCCGCGAGCTCAAGGTCGAGCTCCCCGCCGAGGCCGATGCCTACCGGGAGGCGGCGCGCGAGGCCTTCGCGGGAGTCAGGGACCTGACCCCGGCCGAGCAGCGCAAGGCGCTCGCCGTGACCGGCTACGCCGCTCCCTACCTCACCAAGCCCTACGGCCTGTCGGCCGGACCGGTCCAGCAGATCGTCATCGCGCAGGAGATGGCGGCGGCGAAGGTGCGGCTGCCCGACCTCGTCATCGGCAACTGGGTGGTCCCGACGCTGGTCAAATACGGCACCGACGCGCAGCGCGAGCGCTTCGTGCTGCCGACGCTGCGCGGCGAGATCATCTGGTGCCAGCTGTTCAGCGAGCCCGGCGCCGGGTCCGACCTCGCCGCGCTGACCACCCGCGCGACGCGCGTCGAGGGCGGCTGGCGGCTGGACGGGCAGAAGGTGTGGACGTCGGTCGCGAACTTCGCGCAGTGGGCCATCTGCATCGCGCGTACGAGCCCTGACAAGCCGAAGCACGAGGGCATCACGTACTTCCTGGTCGACATGAAGTCGTCGGGGGTGGACGTGCGGCCGCTGAAGGAGATCACCGGCGCCTCGATGTTCAACGAGGTGTTCCTCGACGGCGTCTTCGTGCCCGACGAGCTGGTGGTCGGCGAGGTGGACGGCGGGTGGCCGCTGGCGCGGAACACGCTGGGGAACGAGCGGGTCTCGCTCGCTTCCGGGCCGGTCCTCGGCGGTTCGCTGGAGGGGCTGCTGAGCTCGGTGGCGGCGGGCGACGAACTCGACGCGGTGGTCGCGCAGAAGCTCGGCGAGCTGATCTGCCAGGGGCAGTCCGCCGCGCTGCTCGGGCTGCGGACGACCCTGCGCCAGTTGTCCGGGATGGAGCAGGGTCCTGAGGCGAGCATCAGGAAGCTGATCTCGATGAAGCTGGCGCAGGACGTCGCCGAGCTCGGCCTGGAGCTGTTGGGCGCCGCCGGTGCCACCGAGCAGGCGGGGGCCGCGGCCGGTTGGACGCAGGCCTTCCTGTCCAGCCGCTGCCTGACCATCGCCGGCGGCACCACCGAGGTCCAGCTGAACGTGATCGGGGAGCGGATCCTCGGTCTTCCCCGTGACTGA
- a CDS encoding Type 1 glutamine amidotransferase-like domain-containing protein codes for MKLLLTSGGVSNQSIRAALVDMLGKPIAESTALCIPTAMYGMPGTAVMTWRQIAGQTSTPLVELGWKSVGMLELTALPSIDAENWVPLVRETDALLVCGGDVLYLHHWMRASGLADLFPSLSETVYVGLTVGSMVMAPHVGQEFVGWKPAAGGDSAFGMVGFSIFPHLDNVMCPENTMADAEKWAARVPVPGYAVDDETAIKVVDGVVEVVSEGHWKLFDR; via the coding sequence ATGAAGCTTCTCCTCACCTCCGGCGGTGTCAGCAACCAGAGCATCCGCGCTGCTCTGGTCGACATGCTGGGCAAGCCCATCGCCGAGTCCACGGCCCTGTGCATCCCCACCGCGATGTACGGCATGCCCGGGACCGCCGTCATGACGTGGCGGCAGATTGCCGGGCAGACCAGTACCCCGTTGGTCGAGCTCGGGTGGAAGTCCGTGGGGATGCTGGAGTTGACCGCGCTGCCCAGCATCGACGCGGAGAACTGGGTTCCGCTGGTCCGGGAGACCGATGCCCTGCTGGTGTGCGGCGGCGACGTCCTGTACCTGCACCACTGGATGCGCGCCTCCGGTCTGGCGGATCTGTTCCCGTCGCTGAGTGAGACGGTCTACGTGGGACTGACCGTCGGCAGCATGGTGATGGCCCCGCACGTCGGACAGGAGTTCGTCGGCTGGAAGCCGGCCGCGGGCGGCGACAGCGCGTTCGGCATGGTCGGGTTCTCGATCTTCCCGCACCTGGACAACGTGATGTGCCCGGAGAACACCATGGCCGACGCCGAGAAGTGGGCCGCACGCGTGCCGGTTCCGGGGTACGCCGTCGATGACGAGACGGCCATCAAGGTGGTGGACGGCGTCGTCGAGGTCGTCTCCGAGGGGCACTGGAAGCTCTTCGACCGCTGA
- a CDS encoding class I SAM-dependent methyltransferase produces MDHQLRAAAEAAPGFMPADEGLALYEAAERAAKIGDLLEIGTYCGKSTIYLAAAAATADRVVVTVDHHRGSEEQQPGWEYHDPTLVDPEVGLMDTLPTMRRTLHAAGVEDRVVAVVGRSPVVARLWNTPVGLCFIDGGHTDEHAQGDYEGWAHHVAPGGLLVIHDVFPDPEDGGQAPYRIYLRALESGDFVEDSVTGSLRVLRRV; encoded by the coding sequence ATGGATCATCAGCTGCGCGCCGCCGCCGAAGCCGCCCCCGGCTTCATGCCCGCCGACGAGGGCCTGGCCCTGTACGAGGCGGCCGAGCGCGCCGCGAAGATCGGCGACCTGCTGGAGATCGGCACGTACTGCGGCAAGTCGACCATCTACCTGGCCGCGGCCGCCGCCACCGCAGACCGTGTCGTGGTCACCGTCGACCACCACCGCGGCTCCGAGGAGCAGCAGCCCGGGTGGGAGTACCACGACCCGACGCTGGTCGACCCGGAAGTCGGTCTGATGGACACGCTGCCCACGATGCGCCGCACCCTGCACGCGGCCGGCGTCGAGGACCGCGTCGTGGCCGTCGTCGGCCGCTCCCCGGTGGTGGCCCGGTTGTGGAACACGCCGGTCGGCCTGTGCTTCATCGACGGCGGCCACACCGACGAACACGCGCAGGGCGACTACGAGGGCTGGGCCCACCACGTCGCGCCCGGCGGGCTGCTGGTGATCCACGACGTGTTCCCGGACCCGGAGGACGGCGGCCAGGCGCCGTACCGGATCTACCTGCGGGCGCTGGAGTCGGGGGACTTCGTCGAGGATTCGGTGACGGGTTCGCTCAGGGTGCTGCGTCGGGTCTAG
- a CDS encoding RNA polymerase sigma factor, translating into MTDLTGRAAVAAVWHIESARIVGALARYTGDFALAEDVAQEALAEALVTWPREGVPRQPAGWLLTVGRRRAIDHFRRHAVQDRKYAVLAQELGEGGAAAGGAPADPQRDGETVLWDPDQIDDDLLALMFVSCHPVLSREARVALTLRVVGGLSSDEIAKAFLVPTATVQARITRAKKTLAAAGVPFEVPPPEQRAERLGSVLTVVYLIFTEGSSASAGDALIRQDLAAEGLRFTRMLARLVPDEPEAHGLLALMELTAARFPARVGPDGEPVLLADQDRRRWDHAAIRRGRAALARAQQSIRGLGAYGLQAMIAECHAVATSVEATDWERIVVIYDALRLLAPSPVVDLNRAVAVSMAHGPAAALTIVDELAAAGALGNSHLLPSVRGELFIRLGRFDEARGELEQAIKLCGNEREQAVLRGKLADLDAGPDPAARPDAAP; encoded by the coding sequence ATGACTGACCTGACCGGCCGGGCCGCCGTGGCGGCGGTGTGGCACATCGAGTCCGCCCGCATCGTCGGCGCGCTGGCCCGCTACACGGGCGACTTCGCGCTGGCCGAGGACGTGGCGCAGGAGGCGCTGGCCGAGGCCCTGGTCACCTGGCCGCGCGAGGGTGTCCCGCGGCAGCCGGCCGGCTGGTTGCTCACCGTCGGCCGGCGGCGCGCGATCGACCACTTCCGGCGGCACGCGGTCCAGGACCGCAAGTACGCCGTCCTCGCCCAGGAGCTCGGCGAGGGCGGTGCGGCCGCCGGCGGCGCGCCGGCCGACCCGCAGCGCGACGGCGAAACCGTGCTGTGGGACCCGGACCAGATCGACGACGACCTGCTGGCCCTGATGTTCGTCTCCTGCCACCCGGTGCTCTCCCGCGAGGCCCGGGTCGCGCTGACGCTGCGCGTGGTCGGCGGCCTGAGCAGCGACGAGATCGCCAAGGCGTTCCTGGTGCCGACGGCCACCGTGCAGGCGCGCATCACGCGGGCGAAGAAGACGCTGGCCGCGGCCGGCGTCCCCTTCGAGGTGCCGCCGCCGGAGCAGCGCGCCGAGCGGCTGGGCTCGGTGCTGACCGTGGTCTACCTGATCTTCACCGAGGGCTCGTCGGCCAGCGCGGGCGACGCGCTGATCCGCCAGGACCTGGCCGCCGAGGGGCTGCGCTTCACGCGCATGCTGGCCCGCCTCGTGCCCGACGAACCGGAGGCCCACGGCCTGCTGGCGCTGATGGAGCTGACCGCCGCGCGCTTCCCGGCCCGCGTCGGCCCGGACGGCGAACCGGTCCTGCTCGCCGACCAGGACCGCCGGCGCTGGGACCACGCCGCGATCCGGCGCGGCCGCGCGGCCCTGGCGCGGGCGCAGCAGAGCATCCGGGGCCTGGGGGCCTACGGGCTGCAGGCGATGATCGCCGAGTGCCACGCGGTCGCCACCTCGGTCGAGGCCACGGACTGGGAACGGATCGTCGTGATCTACGACGCGCTCCGCCTGCTGGCGCCTTCGCCGGTGGTCGATCTGAACCGCGCGGTCGCGGTCTCGATGGCCCACGGTCCCGCCGCGGCGCTGACGATCGTGGACGAGCTGGCGGCGGCCGGGGCGTTGGGGAACTCGCATCTGCTGCCGAGCGTGCGCGGGGAGCTGTTCATCCGGCTCGGCCGGTTCGACGAGGCGCGCGGAGAGCTGGAGCAGGCGATCAAGCTGTGCGGGAACGAGCGGGAACAGGCGGTGCTGCGCGGGAAGCTCGCCGACCTGGATGCCGGACCCGATCCGGCCGCTAGACCCGACGCAGCACCCTGA
- a CDS encoding YciI family protein, which produces MKYMLIFRADDKALESMATTDFAEMMDKVGRMNDELIRAGVLLAAEGLAGPEEGVVVDYSTEPPVVTDGPYGETKELFNGFYILNVASLEEAVEWAKRSPITGPGFRTEIRRVTSIDEMPQDNEWVKKERAWREATGQL; this is translated from the coding sequence ATGAAGTACATGCTGATCTTCCGTGCCGACGACAAGGCCCTGGAGTCCATGGCGACCACCGACTTCGCCGAGATGATGGACAAGGTCGGCCGGATGAACGACGAGCTGATCCGGGCCGGTGTGCTGCTCGCTGCCGAGGGGCTGGCCGGGCCCGAGGAGGGCGTCGTCGTCGACTACTCCACCGAGCCGCCGGTCGTCACCGACGGTCCGTACGGGGAGACGAAGGAGCTGTTCAACGGCTTCTACATCCTCAACGTCGCCTCGCTGGAGGAGGCCGTGGAGTGGGCCAAGCGCTCGCCGATCACCGGTCCCGGGTTCCGGACCGAGATCCGGCGGGTGACCTCGATCGACGAGATGCCGCAGGACAACGAGTGGGTCAAGAAGGAGCGTGCGTGGCGCGAGGCCACCGGGCAGCTGTGA
- a CDS encoding protein kinase — translation MAENSQPGRLVGGRYRLVDRLGSGGMGRVWRAHDQTLGIDVAIKEVSLPFMLSEKQLAERLSRAEREARNTVRLRDQPGIVTVHDVVIDDDAPWIVMQLVTGSSLDEHLTEHGPLSVENAAKVADTMLRALAAAHAAGIVHRDVKPANVLLAKDGRVLLTDFGIAQAEGDSSLTMTGAVIGSAEYLAPERARAEDAGPASDLFSLGVTLYQAVEGVSPFRRDSPTATMTAVLFEQPAPPKNAGRLTALLGALLAKDPNQRPTVQAALAMLNDRTTGGTSAAGFGSGFAAAGATTPTALATPTPPVPMPGIPSANPMNPSGPTSASNPTPYPALGPQPTPYLASQALNPPPPRKGSGAKIAAVVAAVAVVAVLATLGATQLMHHSSPTAGPTNTTSSTNSTTSTTSSTGNPTGSPSTSAPTTDSAAPSDPTQDTTTSSGPPSPGGVKAGCAEANSDLNAFNASNPAGTGDKTYQIKADHDLADKLDADAALATDPAVKTAIQNEASSWNTFADDYANNDTSGMSQTIPQTTKDIAAVNTACNS, via the coding sequence ATGGCTGAGAACTCACAGCCCGGCCGCCTGGTCGGCGGCCGGTATCGGCTGGTCGACCGGCTCGGCTCGGGAGGCATGGGCCGCGTGTGGCGCGCCCACGACCAGACGTTGGGCATCGACGTGGCCATCAAAGAGGTCTCGCTGCCCTTCATGCTCTCCGAGAAGCAGCTCGCCGAGCGCCTGAGCCGGGCCGAGCGCGAGGCCCGCAACACCGTCCGGCTGCGCGACCAGCCGGGCATCGTGACCGTGCACGACGTCGTCATCGACGACGACGCGCCGTGGATCGTGATGCAGCTGGTGACCGGCAGCTCGCTGGACGAGCACCTGACCGAGCACGGGCCGCTGAGCGTGGAGAACGCGGCGAAGGTGGCCGACACCATGCTGCGCGCGCTGGCCGCCGCGCACGCCGCGGGCATCGTGCACCGCGACGTGAAGCCGGCGAACGTGCTGCTGGCCAAGGACGGCCGGGTCCTGCTCACCGACTTCGGCATCGCCCAGGCCGAGGGCGACAGCTCCCTGACGATGACCGGCGCGGTCATCGGCTCCGCGGAGTACCTGGCCCCCGAGCGGGCCCGCGCCGAGGATGCGGGTCCGGCCTCGGACCTGTTCTCCCTCGGCGTGACGCTGTACCAGGCGGTCGAGGGCGTCTCGCCGTTCCGCCGCGACTCGCCGACCGCCACGATGACCGCCGTGCTGTTCGAGCAGCCGGCGCCGCCGAAGAACGCCGGGCGGCTGACCGCCCTGCTCGGCGCGTTGCTGGCCAAGGACCCGAATCAGCGCCCGACGGTCCAGGCCGCGCTGGCGATGCTGAACGACCGCACCACCGGTGGCACGAGCGCCGCCGGCTTCGGTTCCGGCTTCGCCGCCGCCGGCGCCACCACGCCGACGGCGCTGGCGACGCCGACCCCGCCGGTGCCGATGCCGGGGATCCCGTCGGCGAACCCGATGAACCCGTCCGGCCCGACGAGCGCGTCGAACCCCACGCCCTACCCGGCACTGGGACCGCAGCCGACGCCGTATCTGGCCAGCCAGGCGCTGAACCCGCCGCCGCCGCGCAAGGGCAGCGGGGCGAAGATCGCCGCCGTGGTCGCGGCGGTCGCCGTGGTCGCGGTGCTGGCGACGCTCGGCGCCACGCAGCTGATGCACCACAGTTCACCGACGGCCGGACCGACGAACACCACGAGCTCGACGAACTCCACGACGTCCACGACCTCCAGCACCGGCAACCCGACCGGCTCGCCGTCCACGTCGGCGCCGACGACCGACTCCGCCGCCCCGTCGGACCCGACGCAGGACACGACGACGTCCAGCGGCCCGCCGAGCCCCGGCGGCGTCAAGGCCGGCTGCGCGGAGGCCAACAGCGACCTGAACGCCTTCAACGCCTCCAACCCGGCCGGCACCGGCGACAAGACCTACCAGATCAAGGCCGACCACGACCTGGCCGACAAGCTGGACGCGGACGCCGCGCTGGCCACCGACCCGGCGGTGAAGACCGCGATCCAGAACGAGGCGTCGAGCTGGAACACGTTCGCGGACGACTACGCCAACAACGACACCAGCGGGATGAGCCAGACGATCCCGCAGACGACCAAGGACATCGCCGCGGTGAACACGGCCTGCAACAGCTGA
- a CDS encoding DUF899 family protein, translating to MTDHTPPLPQVTDRQSWQAQIDELAIREKAHTREGDKLAAARRRLPMVEVDPTTPVVGEKGAVPLLDVFEGRRMLTVYYAMWHDGRSPKDQCEGCTFFTAEVRELSYLHSRDVTYAIFSQGPYEQSRAYHDFLDWDVPWYSARDSAEQLLADRWFGMRVSYLRQDDRVFETYWTTGRGVERAAPSYAILDETVYGRQETWEDSPEGWPKEFGVTGDQFRVEGRPTAQWVQLTAGKREPF from the coding sequence ATGACCGACCACACTCCCCCGCTGCCGCAGGTCACCGACCGCCAGAGCTGGCAGGCCCAGATCGACGAGCTGGCGATCCGCGAGAAGGCGCACACCCGGGAGGGTGACAAGCTCGCGGCGGCCCGCCGCCGGCTCCCGATGGTCGAGGTGGACCCGACCACCCCGGTCGTCGGCGAGAAGGGCGCCGTCCCGCTCCTCGACGTGTTCGAGGGCCGGCGCATGCTGACCGTCTACTACGCGATGTGGCACGACGGCCGCTCCCCCAAGGACCAGTGCGAGGGCTGCACCTTCTTCACCGCCGAGGTCCGAGAGCTGTCCTACCTGCACTCCCGCGACGTGACCTACGCGATCTTCTCCCAGGGCCCCTACGAGCAGAGCCGCGCCTACCACGACTTCCTGGACTGGGACGTCCCCTGGTACTCGGCCCGCGACTCGGCCGAGCAACTGCTGGCCGACCGCTGGTTCGGCATGCGCGTGAGCTACCTGCGCCAGGACGACCGCGTGTTCGAGACCTACTGGACCACCGGCCGCGGCGTGGAGCGCGCGGCGCCGAGCTACGCGATCCTGGACGAGACCGTCTACGGCCGCCAGGAGACGTGGGAGGACTCGCCGGAGGGCTGGCCGAAGGAGTTCGGCGTCACCGGCGACCAGTTCCGCGTCGAGGGCCGGCCGACGGCGCAGTGGGTGCAGCTCACCGCTGGAAAGCGGGAACCGTTCTGA
- a CDS encoding prenyltransferase, giving the protein MTVGSAPAAEGLTAAVELLAGEGVLSAGQVRATAEGIAALQRPDGAIPWFHGGHLDPWDHIEAAMALDVAGLPERALAAYRWLAASQNADGSWYAAYADAPEGVTEATNRLRETNFTAYIAVGVWHHFLVTGDEEFLAEMWPPVRRATDFVLRLQTPGGEIVWCEDEQEREADEALLTGCSSMYQALRCALAVAEQVGHGRPDWELACGRLGHALAGHPERFADKGTYSMDWYYPVLGTALRGAAAERRIAEGWETFVVPGYGVRCVTPNDWVTGGETCELALALWAIGDVERARTLLRDIQHLRDEADGMYWTGRVFEPDKDGNPPAIWPQEKTAWTAGALLLALAVLAEDKATVAVFGGDGLPEGLPVACSVAECVAA; this is encoded by the coding sequence ATGACGGTGGGGTCCGCACCGGCGGCCGAAGGGCTCACCGCCGCGGTCGAACTGCTGGCCGGCGAAGGCGTGCTGAGCGCCGGCCAGGTCCGCGCCACCGCCGAGGGCATCGCCGCGCTCCAGCGGCCCGACGGCGCGATCCCCTGGTTCCACGGCGGCCACCTGGACCCCTGGGACCACATCGAGGCGGCGATGGCGCTGGACGTCGCCGGGCTGCCGGAGCGGGCGCTGGCCGCCTACCGCTGGCTGGCGGCGTCGCAGAACGCTGACGGTTCCTGGTACGCGGCCTACGCCGACGCCCCCGAGGGCGTCACCGAAGCGACCAACCGGCTGCGCGAGACCAACTTCACCGCCTACATCGCGGTCGGCGTCTGGCACCACTTCCTGGTCACCGGCGACGAGGAGTTCCTGGCCGAGATGTGGCCGCCGGTGCGCCGGGCGACGGACTTCGTGCTGCGGTTGCAGACCCCGGGCGGCGAGATCGTGTGGTGCGAGGACGAGCAGGAGCGCGAGGCCGACGAGGCGCTGCTGACCGGCTGCTCGTCGATGTACCAGGCGCTGCGCTGCGCGCTGGCGGTCGCCGAGCAGGTCGGGCACGGACGGCCGGACTGGGAGCTGGCCTGCGGGCGGCTGGGCCACGCGCTGGCCGGCCATCCGGAGCGGTTCGCGGACAAGGGCACGTATTCGATGGACTGGTACTACCCGGTGCTCGGGACGGCGCTGCGCGGCGCGGCGGCGGAGCGGCGGATCGCAGAGGGCTGGGAAACCTTCGTGGTGCCGGGGTACGGGGTGCGGTGCGTGACGCCGAACGATTGGGTCACCGGCGGCGAGACCTGCGAGTTGGCGCTGGCGCTGTGGGCGATCGGCGATGTGGAGCGTGCGCGGACGTTGCTGCGTGACATCCAGCACCTGCGCGACGAGGCCGACGGGATGTACTGGACCGGCCGCGTCTTCGAGCCGGACAAGGATGGGAATCCGCCGGCGATCTGGCCACAGGAGAAGACCGCCTGGACCGCCGGTGCGCTGCTGTTGGCGCTCGCGGTGCTCGCCGAGGACAAGGCGACGGTCGCGGTGTTCGGCGGGGACGGGCTGCCCGAGGGGCTGCCGGTCGCGTGCTCCGTCGCGGAGTGCGTGGCGGCCTGA